Proteins from one Dysgonomonas sp. HDW5A genomic window:
- a CDS encoding RNA methyltransferase, whose translation MERISSLQNSRIKNIVKLSKAKERKAQNLFILEGARELMLALSAGYTIDSVFICPELFEKTDYPRVLDTLSDNIKYEVSQQVFEKIAYREGSDGLITLAKPKKHTLDDLNLNNNPFIIILEAVEKPGNLGAILRSADAAKVDAVIICDPLTDIYNPNAIRSSVGCIFTVPTAVCSSEEARMWLKENKIKSYAAELKASNWYHEEDYTQPSAIVMGTEADGLTSFWLDNADRRIKIPMRGKIDSLNVSVSTAVITFEAMRQRGF comes from the coding sequence ATGGAACGAATCAGCAGTCTACAAAATAGTCGTATAAAAAATATAGTAAAGCTAAGCAAGGCAAAAGAACGAAAAGCCCAGAACCTTTTCATACTCGAAGGAGCCAGAGAACTTATGCTTGCTTTATCCGCAGGATATACTATTGATTCGGTTTTTATATGTCCTGAACTTTTTGAGAAAACCGATTATCCTAGAGTACTTGATACATTATCAGACAACATCAAATACGAGGTATCTCAACAAGTTTTCGAGAAGATTGCTTATCGCGAAGGTTCGGATGGTTTAATAACCCTCGCAAAACCTAAGAAACATACATTGGATGATCTTAATCTGAACAACAATCCATTTATCATTATACTGGAAGCCGTAGAAAAACCCGGAAATCTCGGTGCTATACTTCGCAGTGCCGATGCTGCCAAAGTAGATGCAGTTATCATTTGTGACCCATTAACGGACATTTACAACCCGAATGCAATCAGATCAAGTGTTGGATGTATCTTTACCGTACCCACTGCTGTTTGCTCTTCGGAAGAAGCCAGAATGTGGCTAAAAGAAAATAAGATTAAATCTTATGCGGCCGAGTTGAAAGCTTCGAATTGGTATCATGAGGAAGATTACACACAGCCTTCAGCCATTGTTATGGGAACTGAAGCAGATGGATTAACCTCATTTTGGCTGGATAATGCAGATCGAAGAATAAAAATACCGATGCGTGGCAAAATAGACTCTTTGAATGTATCAGTATCAACTGCTGTTATTACATTTGAGGCCATGCGACAACGAGGTTTCTGA
- the secG gene encoding preprotein translocase subunit SecG, with the protein MEIVLSIATIIVSIVLVLVVLVQKSKGGGLSSNFSSSNQFMGAPKTADVLEKTTWVLAGTVIVLSMISTKVITSNAQDRQPLQITAPVDNTEAPDMQSPQPTAVPQLPQAPESTTPEPAN; encoded by the coding sequence ATGGAAATTGTTCTTTCTATTGCGACCATTATAGTGTCTATTGTTTTGGTCTTGGTTGTTTTAGTTCAAAAATCAAAAGGTGGAGGTTTGTCTTCAAACTTTTCTTCATCGAACCAATTTATGGGAGCTCCTAAAACAGCTGATGTTTTGGAAAAAACAACATGGGTTTTGGCAGGAACTGTTATTGTTTTAAGTATGATCAGTACTAAAGTGATAACTAGCAATGCTCAAGACAGACAGCCTCTTCAAATAACAGCTCCGGTTGATAATACAGAAGCACCGGATATGCAATCGCCACAGCCAACTGCTGTGCCTCAGTTGCCACAAGCACCAGAATCTACAACTCCTGAGCCAGCTAATTAA
- a CDS encoding LptE family protein, translating into MRKLISCLVILFIAVSCRMSYQFNGASIDYSKVKTIQIQDFQNQARLVYPPLSQMFSEHMRDVFLRNTKLQLVNNGRADLEIEGEIIGYDLMALAVQEGQFASQTRLTMTVRMRFRNNVNPQEDKEETFSAYQNFNSSEMLDNIQAQLVEELNKEIVDQIFNATMANW; encoded by the coding sequence ATGAGAAAACTTATTTCTTGTTTAGTTATATTGTTTATTGCTGTTTCATGTCGTATGTCGTATCAGTTCAATGGAGCTTCGATAGATTATAGTAAAGTAAAAACAATTCAGATTCAGGATTTTCAGAATCAGGCCAGATTGGTTTATCCGCCATTATCGCAAATGTTCAGTGAGCATATGCGGGATGTATTTCTTCGGAATACAAAGTTGCAATTGGTTAATAATGGTAGAGCAGATTTAGAAATAGAGGGTGAAATAATAGGCTATGATCTTATGGCTTTAGCTGTTCAGGAGGGGCAGTTTGCCTCACAAACCCGCTTGACAATGACAGTGAGAATGCGTTTTCGTAATAATGTAAATCCGCAGGAAGATAAAGAGGAGACATTCTCTGCCTATCAGAACTTCAACAGTAGCGAAATGTTGGATAATATACAGGCTCAATTGGTAGAAGAATTGAATAAGGAGATTGTAGACCAGATATTTAATGCTACAATGGCAAATTGGTAA